The following coding sequences are from one Salvia hispanica cultivar TCC Black 2014 chromosome 3, UniMelb_Shisp_WGS_1.0, whole genome shotgun sequence window:
- the LOC125215468 gene encoding LOW QUALITY PROTEIN: BTB/POZ domain-containing protein DOT3 (The sequence of the model RefSeq protein was modified relative to this genomic sequence to represent the inferred CDS: inserted 2 bases in 2 codons) yields the protein MEISTEQTLASNSDGITSEEDRRVIVPSKFIAEGADSGFEKKEHSWLAMSQIPTDLSIQVQEITFYVHKYPLISKCGYFSRIELRPQISDACCDLKLDNFPGGAETFEIILKFCYGLPISLNVSNVAALRCASEFLEMTEALEDGNLISKTEAFFTFVVLSSWGDSIAVLKSCETLSPWTENLQIVRRCCDTIAWKITGETSTIGGLANGEKWWFNDVSTLRIDYFTRIITGLKAXRVKPEIIGSCIIQYKEYWLPSTEPEREAAGSTNYGRREMQWKIISGRKQEEDIGPTKEQRLMVESLVSLLPPEKEAVPCKFLLKMLKMALLYSASPAIVSELXKRAGLVLEGADVNDLLIPSYAAGDQGKLVDSTEEKTMHNTEIVQRILEYFLMYEQQQLQQQHSGPLAISKLLDSYLAEIARDPKLPVTKFLFLAQSLPENARTSDDGLYRAIDTYLKTHPSLPDHERRRLCKVMNCGKLSLDACAHAAQNDRLPLRTMIEVLFAEQMKIRAAIQGSGQTETADKSDLESNASATNKEVNTLKIELEKVKLQMSELQSDRSELQQQYKKQKPKQRNSSAWKVGWRKIRKSALFSLKADEEETDESRNRPKQTRRSGLLRRRRQSVS from the exons ATGGAAATTTCTACGGAACAGACCCTAGCAAGCAACTCGGATGGTATCACCTCAGAAGAGGACCGGCGGGTAATAGTTCCCTCAAAATTCATTGCAGAAGGAGCAGACTCTGGTTTTGAGAAGAAAGAACATTCATG GCTTGCCATGTCTCAGATTCCAACAGATCTGTCAATTCAAGTTCAAGAAATCACCTTCTACGTTCACAAG TATCCACTGATCTCCAAGTGCGGCTACTTCAGCCGAATAGAGCTCCGGCCCCAGATTTCAGATGCATGCTGCGATCTCAAGCTTGATAACTTTCCTGGTGGTgcagaaacatttgaaatcatATTGAAATTCTGCTACGGCCTCCCTATAAGTTTGAACGTAAGTAACGTAGCAGCCCTAAGATGTGCATCAGAGTTTCTTGAAATGACAGAGGCACTGGAAGATGGAAACCTGATCTCCAAGACTGAAGCTTTCTTTACATTTGTAGTCCTCTCTTCATGGGGAGACTCCATTGCCGTCCTCAAATCATGTGAAACACTGTCCCCGTGGACAGAGAACCTTCAAATTGTCCGAAGATGCTGCGACACAATAGCTTGGAAGATTACCGGAGAAACCTCAACAATAGGAGGGCTAGCAAATGGGGAAAAGTGGTGGTTCAATGATGTGAGCACTCTACGAATAGACTACTTCACGAGGATCATAACAGGACTCAAGG AAAGGGTGAAACCTGAGATTATTGGTTCATGTATCATCCAATACAAGGAGTACTGGTTGCCAAGTACAGAGCCTGAGAGAGAAGCAGCTGGGAGCACTAACTATGGACGACGCGAGATGCAATGGAAAATCATAAGTGGAAGAAAGCAGGAAGAGGACATTGGACCAACAAAGGAGCAGCGGTTGATGGTGGAGAGCCTAGTAAGCTTACTACCTCCGGAGAAAGAAGCAGTCCCTTGTAAGTTCCTTCTGAAGATGCTAAAGATGGCATTACTCTACTCGGCATCCCCAGCAATAGTTTCAGAGC GAAAACGAGCTGGTTTGGTGTTAGAAGGTGCAGATGTGAATGATCTTCTAATACCTAGTTATGCAGCAGGTGATCAAGGGAAGCTGGTAGA TTCCACTGAAGAAAAAACTATGCACAACACAGAGATTGTGCAGAGgattttggaatattttttgatgtatgAACAGCAGCAGCTGCAACAACAGCATTCTGGACCATTGGCCATAAGCAAACTTCTAGACAGCTACCTAGCAGAAATTGCAAGAGATCCTAAGCTTCCAGTTACCAAGTTTCTGTTTTTAGCTCAGTCCTTGCCAGAAAATGCTCGGACAAGTGATGACGGCCTCTACAGAGCCATTGACACCTATCTCAAG ACTCACCCATCACTACCAGATCACGAACGAAGGAGGCTATGCAAAGTCATGAATTGTGGGAAGCTTTCACTAGATGCATGTGCACATGCAGCACAAAATGATAGGCTGCCACTGAGAACCATGATTGAG GTCTTATTCGCAGagcaaatgaaaataagagcGGCTATACAAGGAAGTGGTCAGACAGAAACTGCTGATAAATCGGATCTGGAGAGTAATGCATCAGCAACAAACAAAGAAGTCAACACCCTCAAAATAGAACTTGAGAAAGTGAAATTGCAAATGAGTGAACTGCAAAGTGATCGCTCAGAGTTACAGCAACAATATAAAAAGCAGAAACCCAAACAAAGGAACTCATCAGCTTGGAAAGTTGGGTGGCGGAAAATCAGAAAGTCTGCTCTTTTCAGTTTGAAAGCAGACGAGGAAGAAACTGATGAGAGCCGAAACAGACCTAAACAAACTCGCAGAAGTGGCTTACTCCGCAGGCGCAGGCAATCAGTATCATGa
- the LOC125210483 gene encoding probable serine/threonine-protein kinase PBL22, translating into MSRTSIYRHWLAVKKQQEQGETINSDNVKITKCSRCKRVTLDLALLSTVHYTKRGTIRSLAVGLQCSMTTVGRWVNVGLIRAHTSAIRPDLTVLNKLQRLRFTLDALDYGDILFDRKIGIFSLLKYQHKERARIEMQRQLTKLVDVRKTNVTTRVHGTMGHIALEYLSTGKSSEKSDVFGHGIVLLEIVMGQRATDFSSLEEEDDGVLLDHVSCQYV; encoded by the exons ATGTCTCGAACATCCATATATCGGCATTGGCTAGCTGTGAAGAAGCAACAAGAACAAGGGGAAACAATTAACTCAGACAAcgtcaaaataacaaaatgttCGAGGTGCAAACGTGTTACTCTTGATTTAGCTTTGCTTTCTACTGTACACTACACAAAAAGAGGGACAATCAGATCATTGGCAGTGGGTTTGCAGTGTAGCATGACAACTGTAGGGAGATGGGTTAATGTCGGACTGATCAGAGCACACACTTCAGCAATTAGGCCAGATTTAACCGTCCTGAATAAGCTTCAAAGGTTAAGATTCACATTAGATGCCTTAG ATTATGGTGATATATTGTTTGATAGgaaaattggaatattttCGCTGCTCAAGTACCAGCACAAAGAAAGAGCAAGAATAGAGATGCAGAGACA GCTGACAAAGCTCGTGGATGTGAGGAAAACTAATGTGACAACACGGGTTCATGGGACGATGGGCCATATAGCTCTCGAATATCTATCCACCGGAAAATCATCGGAGAAGAGTGACGTGTTTGGACATGGCATCGTGCTTCTAGAGATCGTCATGGGGCAACGAGCTACAGATTTCTCGAGtttggaagaagaagacgatgGCGTACTGCTCGACCATGTAAGTTGTCAATATGTTTGA